A single genomic interval of Cygnus olor isolate bCygOlo1 chromosome 17, bCygOlo1.pri.v2, whole genome shotgun sequence harbors:
- the LIF gene encoding leukemia inhibitory factor isoform X3, whose product MKFIPAGVVPFVALLLLQRRPVAGRALLVNGPGCPGNSLCRANVHEQTRKQVALLNATAQDLFSLYLKCQGEPFSSESDKLCSPSGIFFPAFHVNRTSEKKEVMVAMYKLFAFLNASLGNITRDQEELNPTAKELLDRLHNTTKTTRGLISNLTCLLCKNYNVFQVDVSYGESSKGKSTFKKKQQGCQVLRKYVQVIAQAARILLPHLSPV is encoded by the exons GCGTCGTGCCCTTCgtggccctgctcctgctgcagcggAGGCCGGTGGCTGGCCGGGCGCTGCTGGTGAATGGCCCCGGCTGCCCCGGGAACAGCCTGTGCCGCGCCAACGTCCACGAGCAGACCCGCAAGCAGGTCGCGCTGCTCAACGCCACCGCCCAGGACCTCTTCAGCCTCTAC CTGAAGTGCCAGGGCGAGCCGTTCAGCAGTGAGAGCGAcaagctctgcagccccagcggCATCTTCTTCCCGGCCTTCCACGTCAACCGGACGAGTGAGAAGAAGGAAGTGATGGTGGCCATGTACAAGCTCTTTGCCTTCCTCAACGCCTCGCTGGGGAACATCACGCGTGACCAGGAGGAGCTCAACCCCACCGCCAAGGAGCTCCTCGACCGGCTCCACAACACCACCAAAACCACGCGGGGCCTCATCTCCAACCTCACCTGCCTCCTCTGCAAGAACTACAACGTCTTCCAGGTGGACGTGAGCTATGGGGAGAGCAGCAAGGGCAAGAGCACCTTCAAGaagaagcagcagggctgccaggtGCTCAGGAAGTACGTGCAGGTCATCGCCCAGGCGGCTCGCATCCTGCTACCTCATCTCAGCCCCGTGTGA